From Caulobacter segnis, a single genomic window includes:
- a CDS encoding Zn-dependent alcohol dehydrogenase: protein MKAAVLREVGKPLEIETVAIGKPGPREVLIRTKAAGVCHSDLHFVEGSYTHPLPAVLGHESAGIVEAVGDEVRTVKVGDHVITCLNPYCGHCEVCLTGHMNLCISPETKRPKGAEPRLFKEDLGGATGRGPMAQFLNLSSFAEMMLVHEHACVAIRKDMPFDRAALIGCSVMTGVGAVMHTSNVRPGETVAVIGCGGVGLATINGAAIAGAGRIIAIDRVASKLALAKTFGATDVVDASAVDDIAKAVLELTGGGVHHSFEAIGLKATAEASFKMLRRGGTANVIGMIPVGTKIELHGVDFLGERRIQGSYMGSNRFPVDMPRLVDFYMSGRLKLDELISRRIKLEEVNSAFDELKRGELARSVIVFD, encoded by the coding sequence ATGAAGGCCGCTGTTCTGCGCGAGGTGGGCAAGCCCCTCGAGATCGAGACCGTGGCCATCGGCAAGCCAGGCCCGCGCGAGGTGCTGATCCGCACCAAGGCCGCCGGCGTCTGCCATTCCGACCTGCACTTCGTCGAGGGCTCCTACACCCATCCCCTGCCCGCCGTGCTGGGCCACGAGAGCGCCGGGATCGTCGAGGCGGTCGGCGACGAGGTGCGCACCGTCAAGGTCGGCGACCATGTCATCACCTGCCTCAACCCCTATTGCGGCCACTGCGAGGTCTGCCTGACCGGCCACATGAACCTGTGCATCAGCCCCGAGACCAAGCGTCCGAAGGGCGCCGAGCCGCGCCTGTTCAAGGAGGACCTGGGCGGCGCGACGGGACGCGGCCCGATGGCCCAGTTCCTGAACCTGTCGTCGTTCGCCGAGATGATGCTGGTGCACGAGCACGCCTGCGTGGCCATCCGCAAGGACATGCCGTTCGACCGCGCCGCCCTGATCGGCTGCTCGGTGATGACCGGGGTGGGCGCGGTGATGCACACCTCCAACGTCCGGCCGGGCGAGACCGTGGCGGTGATCGGCTGCGGCGGCGTGGGCCTGGCGACGATCAACGGCGCGGCCATCGCCGGGGCGGGCCGGATCATCGCCATCGACCGCGTCGCCTCCAAGCTGGCGCTGGCAAAGACGTTCGGCGCGACCGACGTGGTCGACGCCTCGGCGGTCGACGACATCGCCAAGGCGGTGCTGGAGCTGACCGGCGGCGGCGTCCACCACAGCTTCGAGGCCATCGGCCTGAAGGCGACCGCCGAGGCCTCGTTCAAGATGCTGCGCCGGGGCGGCACGGCCAATGTCATCGGCATGATCCCGGTCGGCACCAAGATCGAGCTGCACGGCGTCGACTTCCTGGGCGAGCGCCGCATCCAGGGCAGCTACATGGGCTCCAACCGCTTCCCGGTCGACATGCCGCGCCTGGTGGACTTCTACATGTCGGGCCGGCTGAAGCTGGACGAACTGATCTCGCGCCGGATCAAGCTGGAAGAGGTCAACAGCGCCTTCGACGAGCTCAAGCGCGGCGAACTGGCGCGGTCGGTGATCGTGTTCGATTGA
- the cobS gene encoding cobaltochelatase subunit CobS, with translation MPEFADTSSATDPLITLVPDKWVTLRDAFGVDSDMKVPAFSHRDAHVPEIDTAYKFDPQTTKAICAGFAKDRRVMVQGYHGTGKSTHIEQVAARLNWPLVRVNLDSHVSRIDLVGKDAIVLKDGKQVTEFREGILPWSLQRPIALVFDEYDAGRPDVMFVIQRVLEAGGKLTLLDQNRVIRANPYFRLFSTTNTIGLGDTTGLYHGTQQINQGQMDRWSIVTTLNYLEHDVEAAIVLAKNPSYDTAEGKRTLAAMVRVADMTRNAFMNGDISTVMSPRTVITWAQNAEIFDHDVALAFRLTFLNKCDELERPTVAEFFQRAFGTDLPESAARVKVA, from the coding sequence ATGCCCGAGTTCGCCGACACCAGCTCCGCCACCGATCCGCTGATCACCCTGGTCCCCGACAAGTGGGTGACGCTCCGCGACGCCTTCGGCGTGGACAGCGACATGAAGGTTCCGGCCTTCTCGCACCGCGACGCCCACGTCCCCGAGATCGACACCGCCTACAAGTTCGATCCCCAGACGACCAAGGCCATCTGCGCCGGCTTCGCCAAGGACCGCCGCGTGATGGTCCAGGGCTATCACGGCACCGGCAAGTCGACTCACATCGAACAGGTGGCCGCGCGCCTGAACTGGCCGCTGGTCCGGGTGAACCTGGACAGCCACGTCAGCCGCATCGACCTGGTCGGCAAGGACGCCATCGTCCTGAAGGACGGCAAGCAGGTCACCGAGTTCCGCGAAGGCATCCTGCCCTGGTCGCTGCAGCGCCCGATCGCCCTGGTGTTCGACGAGTATGACGCCGGCCGCCCGGACGTGATGTTCGTCATCCAGCGCGTGCTGGAAGCCGGCGGCAAGCTGACCCTGCTGGACCAGAACCGCGTCATCCGCGCCAACCCGTATTTCCGGCTGTTCTCGACGACCAACACCATCGGTCTGGGCGACACCACCGGCCTCTATCACGGCACCCAGCAGATCAACCAAGGCCAGATGGACCGCTGGTCGATCGTCACGACGCTGAACTACCTGGAGCACGACGTCGAGGCCGCCATCGTGCTGGCCAAGAACCCGTCGTACGACACGGCCGAGGGCAAGCGCACCCTGGCCGCCATGGTCCGCGTCGCCGACATGACCCGCAACGCCTTCATGAACGGCGACATCTCGACCGTCATGAGTCCGCGCACGGTGATTACCTGGGCCCAGAACGCCGAGATCTTCGATCACGACGTCGCCCTGGCCTTCCGCCTGACCTTCCTGAACAAGTGCGACGAACTCGAGCGCCCCACGGTCGCCGAGTTCTTCCAGCGCGCGTTCGGCACGGACCTGCCGGAAAGCGCCGCGCGGGTGAAGGTGGCCTAA
- a CDS encoding phosphatase PAP2 family protein has translation MIRFDFRRLVTAARSELGATAALLIVAVGGWGFLSIADEVAEGETRAIDLSVLRALRVDGQPHALVGPKWLHIAATDVTALGSVTVLGLLILLAFALLASLRRWTEGLLLVAGAGGGLIISQTLKRVFERERPDLDYRAVEAVNASFPSGHAMLSAVVFLTLGVLAARFADKRRVKVLAVGAAVLVSLLVGLSRVYLGVHWASDVLAGWCVGAAWAMACWLAAFVVQRRLKRPSTLTA, from the coding sequence TTGATCCGCTTCGACTTTCGCCGTCTCGTGACCGCCGCCCGGAGCGAACTGGGCGCGACCGCCGCCCTGCTGATCGTGGCGGTGGGCGGCTGGGGTTTCTTGTCGATCGCCGACGAGGTGGCCGAGGGCGAGACGCGGGCGATCGATCTTTCGGTCCTGCGGGCCCTGCGGGTCGACGGTCAGCCGCACGCGCTGGTCGGACCCAAGTGGCTGCACATCGCCGCGACCGACGTCACGGCCCTGGGGTCGGTGACGGTGCTGGGCCTCTTGATCCTGCTGGCCTTCGCCCTGCTGGCCAGCTTGCGCCGCTGGACCGAGGGCCTGCTACTGGTCGCGGGGGCGGGGGGCGGCCTGATCATCAGCCAGACCCTGAAGCGGGTGTTCGAGCGCGAGCGGCCGGACCTGGACTATCGCGCGGTCGAGGCGGTCAACGCCAGCTTCCCGTCCGGCCACGCCATGCTGTCGGCCGTGGTGTTCCTGACCCTGGGCGTGCTGGCCGCGCGGTTCGCCGACAAGCGCCGGGTCAAGGTGCTGGCGGTCGGCGCGGCGGTGCTGGTGTCGCTGCTGGTGGGGCTGAGCCGGGTCTATCTGGGCGTCCACTGGGCCAGCGACGTGCTGGCGGGCTGGTGCGTCGGCGCGGCCTGGGCCATGGCCTGCTGGCTGGCGGCCTTCGTGGTCCAGAGGCGACTCAAGCGGCCCTCGACCCTCACGGCCTAG
- a CDS encoding chemotaxis protein CheW: protein MSNTVSYAQGQALQVLSFEVGAQTYCVPVSAVREIRGVTPPTPLPDAPPFVRGVINLRGQVMPVIDLSWRLGKGAAQDGPRQVIIVVENQTDVAGLLVDAVCDSFTVEAEQINPPPALGDGEDSPLVSAVITAGEGDMTVLLAVSRILPERQEAMAA, encoded by the coding sequence ATGTCCAACACCGTGTCGTACGCCCAAGGTCAGGCCCTGCAGGTCCTGTCGTTCGAGGTCGGCGCCCAGACCTATTGCGTCCCCGTCAGCGCCGTCCGGGAAATCCGTGGCGTCACGCCGCCGACCCCGCTGCCCGACGCGCCGCCTTTCGTGCGCGGCGTCATCAACCTGCGCGGCCAGGTCATGCCGGTCATCGACCTGTCGTGGCGCCTGGGCAAGGGCGCGGCGCAGGACGGCCCGCGCCAGGTGATCATCGTCGTCGAGAACCAGACCGACGTCGCCGGCCTGCTGGTCGACGCTGTCTGCGACAGCTTCACCGTCGAGGCCGAGCAGATCAATCCGCCCCCGGCCCTGGGCGACGGCGAGGACTCGCCGCTGGTCTCGGCCGTGATCACCGCCGGCGAAGGCGACATGACGGTCCTGCTGGCCGTCAGCCGCATCCTGCCGGAACGCCAGGAAGCCATGGCCGCCTGA
- a CDS encoding DUF2188 domain-containing protein → MTDITYNIVEHDGGWAYKVGDTFSETFPSHDAALAAAKRAAAEQELPGETEGITYEDKNAVWHGEVADGDDRPTTHVRDGD, encoded by the coding sequence ATGACCGACATCACCTACAACATCGTCGAGCACGACGGCGGCTGGGCCTACAAGGTGGGCGACACGTTCTCCGAGACCTTCCCCAGCCATGACGCGGCCCTGGCGGCGGCCAAGCGGGCCGCGGCCGAGCAAGAGCTGCCGGGCGAGACCGAGGGCATCACCTACGAGGACAAGAACGCCGTCTGGCATGGTGAGGTGGCGGACGGCGACGACCGGCCGACCACCCATGTGCGGGACGGCGACTAG
- a CDS encoding metalloregulator ArsR/SmtB family transcription factor, which produces MNGVFKALGHPARRRIIEMLRDRPMLSGEIAAAFDMSWPTITGHLTALKDAGLVEAERDGTSIRYRLQISAIEEAVAVLLELMDSVPKTEPVGKLKHEQ; this is translated from the coding sequence ATGAACGGTGTCTTCAAAGCGTTGGGCCATCCGGCCCGCCGGCGGATCATCGAAATGCTGCGCGACCGGCCGATGCTGTCGGGCGAGATCGCCGCGGCGTTCGACATGAGCTGGCCGACGATCACCGGCCACCTGACAGCCCTGAAGGACGCGGGCCTGGTCGAGGCCGAGCGCGACGGGACCTCGATCCGCTACCGCCTGCAAATCTCGGCGATCGAGGAGGCGGTGGCGGTGCTTTTGGAGCTCATGGACTCGGTCCCGAAGACCGAGCCGGTCGGGAAGCTGAAACATGAACAATGA
- a CDS encoding GFA family protein, whose translation MTKKYTAQCACGAVKFAFDTDPSFVANCHCNDCKRASGGEMATFFAVSADDFELLSGAPKAFHYVANSGGGLDRNFCTTCGSRVFTSNLDNFPGTVFVQLGSLDQPDMIEPKLEMFDRRRLHWVRPLDLPQFDGMPS comes from the coding sequence ATGACCAAGAAGTATACGGCCCAGTGCGCCTGCGGCGCCGTGAAGTTCGCGTTCGACACCGACCCCAGCTTCGTCGCCAACTGCCACTGCAACGACTGCAAGCGCGCGTCAGGCGGCGAGATGGCCACCTTCTTCGCCGTGTCGGCCGATGATTTCGAGCTGCTGAGCGGCGCGCCCAAGGCGTTCCACTACGTCGCCAATTCCGGCGGCGGGCTGGACCGCAACTTCTGCACCACGTGCGGTTCGCGGGTGTTCACCAGCAATCTGGACAACTTCCCCGGCACGGTCTTCGTGCAGCTGGGCAGCCTGGACCAGCCCGACATGATCGAGCCGAAGCTGGAGATGTTCGATCGCCGTCGCCTGCACTGGGTCAGGCCACTGGACCTGCCCCAGTTCGACGGCATGCCCAGTTAG
- a CDS encoding SdpI family protein, producing the protein MNNEVTRVDAASAMLALGQFGLAGAIALFGPTHPLPMHFNATGQVDRWGDRLEMAFMVLILAVISTMIAVARWRATRTVQGRPGQGPALFVAQLVLVLIALLNASLTWSLFDQPGPRFDMAMVSAIVGVVGAVLGKTSPNALVGVRTPWTFGSRLAWDKANRLAGRLFFWGGLAGMLAAPFAPQPEGFRAVVFGVLAIAAIAVFESWRVWRTDPNRPKGWR; encoded by the coding sequence ATGAACAATGAGGTCACCCGCGTCGATGCGGCCTCGGCGATGCTGGCCCTGGGCCAGTTTGGCCTGGCCGGCGCCATCGCCCTGTTCGGCCCGACGCATCCGTTGCCCATGCACTTCAACGCCACGGGGCAGGTCGACCGCTGGGGCGACCGGCTGGAGATGGCGTTCATGGTGCTGATACTGGCGGTGATCTCGACGATGATCGCCGTCGCCCGCTGGCGCGCGACGCGCACGGTCCAGGGGCGGCCCGGTCAGGGACCGGCCCTGTTCGTCGCCCAACTGGTGCTGGTCCTGATCGCCTTGCTGAACGCCAGCCTGACCTGGAGTCTGTTCGACCAGCCCGGACCCCGGTTCGACATGGCGATGGTCAGCGCGATCGTGGGCGTCGTTGGCGCCGTGCTGGGCAAGACCAGCCCCAACGCCCTGGTCGGCGTGCGAACGCCCTGGACGTTCGGCAGCCGCCTGGCCTGGGACAAGGCCAACCGGCTGGCTGGACGCCTGTTCTTCTGGGGCGGCCTGGCCGGCATGCTGGCCGCGCCGTTCGCGCCGCAGCCGGAAGGCTTCCGGGCCGTGGTGTTCGGCGTCCTGGCCATCGCCGCGATCGCGGTGTTCGAAAGCTGGCGCGTCTGGCGCACCGATCCAAACCGGCCGAAGGGGTGGCGCTGA
- a CDS encoding RcnB family protein, which produces MKRFLTASMAVLMLAGGASAASAQDWRRDHNNNGRYDSRDRAYEQGRRDQARAEDRHDRREYRRWAKGQRLDARYRDHRYYVSDYRRYGLRQPPRGYRWQKVDNQYLLTAVATGLIASVIIANH; this is translated from the coding sequence ATGAAACGCTTTCTGACCGCCTCCATGGCCGTTCTGATGCTGGCCGGCGGCGCGAGCGCGGCCTCGGCCCAAGACTGGCGCCGCGACCACAACAACAACGGCCGCTACGACAGCCGCGATCGCGCCTATGAGCAAGGCCGCCGCGATCAAGCCCGCGCCGAGGATCGCCACGACCGTCGCGAGTATCGCCGCTGGGCCAAGGGCCAGCGCCTGGACGCCCGCTATCGCGATCATCGCTACTATGTCAGCGACTATCGTCGCTACGGCCTGCGCCAGCCGCCGCGCGGCTATCGCTGGCAGAAGGTCGACAACCAGTACCTGCTGACCGCCGTCGCCACCGGCCTGATCGCCTCGGTGATCATCGCCAATCACTAA